From Candidatus Margulisiibacteriota bacterium:
GTGTAAATAAACCAGATATGAAAATACGCAAAATGAAATCAAGATGGGGTTCTTGTAACAGAGCAAAAAAGAAAATTACAATTAATTATGAACTTGTAAAAGCTCCTAAAAATTATGGCAAGGATTTTATCTGATGGTAAT
This genomic window contains:
- a CDS encoding M48 family metallopeptidase, encoding MKIRKMKSRWGSCNRAKKKITINYELVKAPKNYGKDFI